One window from the genome of Anaerococcus sp. Marseille-Q7828 encodes:
- a CDS encoding D-alanyl-D-alanine carboxypeptidase family protein — protein sequence MRKNKISTLIVVLLILLFPINALAANQSQVVGLDQNVKAYIIGNEENGDIYYEKDSTTPYPIASLSKLMTYLIVKEKIDEGKLSLDQEVTVDEEAAKFHSWEYSYLGLDEGEVYTIEELLQGLMVVSGNDCAYQLAVTVSDSESEFARLMNMKAGELGLDSQVYYNASGVQTESGNQNSSSAKDLYVLSKYIIEKYPEVLEYSKVRKIEDKRREIDVNSTIPLIGEIPGVDGLKTGSTEEAGYCLVSTVDMKEIDSKDDFRTIAVLLGADQKDTRDKAMSDLIYYVSRYYDKVKVLDTNVAYDSLKVNTAKQGYVELYPNQNVEMIVKTGENPAVKTKLQENIKAPIKSGQVLGNANVSYEDKEYDVSLISKSNLDQASLFARIVRSLQDSADFLLKVLIAR from the coding sequence ATGAGAAAAAATAAAATATCAACATTAATTGTAGTGCTCTTAATCTTACTATTTCCTATAAATGCTCTTGCAGCCAACCAAAGCCAAGTTGTAGGACTAGATCAAAACGTCAAAGCCTATATCATCGGTAATGAGGAAAATGGAGATATTTATTACGAAAAAGATTCAACTACTCCATATCCAATAGCATCATTAAGCAAACTAATGACATATTTAATAGTAAAAGAAAAGATAGATGAAGGCAAGCTATCCCTAGACCAAGAAGTAACTGTTGATGAAGAAGCAGCCAAGTTCCACAGCTGGGAATACTCTTACCTAGGATTAGACGAAGGGGAAGTATATACAATAGAAGAACTTCTTCAAGGTCTCATGGTAGTAAGTGGCAATGACTGTGCCTACCAGCTAGCAGTAACTGTATCTGATTCTGAAAGCGAATTTGCAAGGCTGATGAATATGAAAGCGGGAGAACTAGGCTTGGATAGCCAGGTTTATTACAATGCAAGCGGAGTTCAGACAGAATCTGGCAACCAAAACTCATCTTCAGCGAAAGATTTGTATGTATTAAGTAAGTATATAATAGAAAAATATCCTGAAGTTTTGGAATATAGCAAAGTTAGAAAAATAGAAGATAAGAGACGTGAAATAGATGTAAATAGCACTATCCCTTTGATTGGAGAAATTCCAGGAGTGGATGGCCTAAAGACAGGTAGTACAGAAGAAGCAGGATATTGTTTAGTTTCTACAGTTGATATGAAAGAGATTGACAGCAAAGATGATTTTAGGACGATTGCTGTTTTGCTTGGTGCAGACCAAAAAGATACTAGAGATAAGGCTATGAGTGACTTGATTTATTATGTATCAAGATATTACGATAAGGTCAAAGTTCTTGATACCAATGTTGCTTATGATTCACTTAAAGTAAACACAGCCAAACAAGGTTACGTTGAACTATACCCAAATCAAAATGTAGAAATGATTGTAAAAACGGGAGAAAATCCAGCTGTAAAGACTAAGCTACAAGAAAATATAAAAGCACCAATCAAATCTGGCCAAGTGCTTGGAAATGCAAATGTAAGTTATGAAGATAAGGAATATGATGTATCCCTAATATCAAAGTCGAACTTAGACCAAGCATCACTTTTTGCAAGAATAGTCAGATCTCTTCAAGATTCAGCAGATTTCTTGCTTAAAGTTTTGATTGCAAGATAA
- the rplS gene encoding 50S ribosomal protein L19 — translation MDLIKKIEQENLREDQYDFNVGDTVRISYRIKEGDKTRLQDFEGTVIKIKEGGINKAFTLRRISYGVGVERTFLYNSPRIEKLVVTRHGKVRRAKLNYLRARQGKATKVKEKTNY, via the coding sequence ATGGATTTAATTAAAAAAATTGAACAAGAAAACTTACGTGAAGATCAATATGACTTTAACGTAGGTGATACAGTTAGAATATCTTACAGAATCAAAGAAGGTGACAAAACAAGACTTCAAGACTTTGAAGGAACAGTTATCAAAATCAAAGAAGGTGGCATCAACAAGGCATTCACACTAAGAAGAATTTCTTACGGTGTAGGCGTAGAAAGAACCTTCCTATACAACTCACCAAGAATTGAAAAATTAGTAGTAACAAGACATGGTAAAGTACGTCGTGCTAAACTAAACTACTTAAGAGCTCGTCAAGGTAAGGCTACTAAAGTTAAAGAAAAAACAAATTATTAA
- the trmD gene encoding tRNA (guanosine(37)-N1)-methyltransferase TrmD, protein MNKITILTLFPESFEFLKTYGVIGKAISKGLLELELVNIRDFSNDKHNHVDDTVYGGAAGMLMKPKPLYDALMSVKKPNSKVAYMSAAGRVLNQKLAIDFAEIKDLIIICGHYEGIDARITNHYVDYEISIGDYVLTGGEIPAMVLIDSMARFIDGVVGKEESLKTDSHYNILLQQDEYTKPREFNGYIVPNELTSGDHKKIKQWNRKSAIAKTKKVRPDLYEKFLREENENGFN, encoded by the coding sequence ATGAATAAAATAACAATCCTTACTTTATTTCCAGAAAGTTTTGAGTTTTTGAAAACTTATGGAGTAATAGGTAAAGCTATATCAAAAGGTTTATTAGAATTAGAACTTGTAAATATAAGAGATTTTTCAAACGATAAACACAACCACGTTGATGATACGGTTTATGGTGGAGCAGCGGGCATGCTAATGAAGCCAAAACCATTATATGATGCATTAATGTCTGTAAAAAAACCAAACTCCAAAGTAGCCTATATGTCAGCTGCTGGGAGAGTATTAAATCAGAAATTAGCAATCGACTTTGCAGAGATTAAAGATCTTATAATCATTTGTGGCCACTATGAGGGTATAGATGCAAGGATAACCAATCACTATGTTGACTACGAAATATCCATAGGAGACTATGTCCTAACAGGAGGAGAAATACCTGCTATGGTACTAATAGACTCAATGGCAAGATTTATTGATGGAGTAGTTGGCAAGGAGGAATCACTAAAGACAGATTCCCACTACAATATATTATTGCAGCAAGATGAATACACCAAGCCACGAGAGTTTAATGGATACATAGTTCCAAATGAGCTTACAAGTGGCGACCATAAGAAAATCAAACAATGGAACAGAAAATCTGCAATAGCAAAAACAAAAAAAGTTAGACCAGACTTATATGAAAAATTCCTAAGAGAGGAGAATGAAAATGGATTTAATTAA
- the dprA gene encoding DNA-processing protein DprA: protein MHSEYTDREIILYLNYIYLDNRVIHIIYERVGFKDLFERSRIDLDFIPDISYEKIVSNKNLESFKSYNEKVQRYGYTYVTFLDDDYPFNLRYIDDRPTLLFYKGRLDREKDKNSIAFVGARKCTEYGKWACKNLSQDISRAGITTVSGLAYGIDAMCHKSTLEVAGRSIGVIGCGIDKIYPKQNRKLYQALEEDGLILSEFPLETEPRSYNFPRRNRIISGISLATVVIEAKEKSGTMITTRCALDQGKEVFAVPGNINSIYSRGTNKLIQEGSKLITCADDILEELDYLLEYSNSKNEIDYSSLEKDELDIVKYIEENPNSSADILSAELKIKIDEINYLLTSLELRDFIENIGNNEFTVKR, encoded by the coding sequence ATGCATTCTGAATATACCGATAGAGAAATTATTTTATATCTAAATTACATATACTTGGACAACAGGGTTATTCATATAATCTATGAAAGAGTAGGCTTTAAGGATTTATTTGAAAGATCAAGAATTGACTTAGATTTTATTCCTGACATTTCCTATGAGAAAATTGTATCTAATAAAAATTTGGAAAGTTTCAAGTCTTATAATGAAAAAGTTCAAAGGTATGGCTATACGTATGTGACTTTTCTTGATGATGACTATCCATTCAACTTAAGATACATAGATGATAGGCCGACCTTGCTTTTTTATAAGGGAAGGCTCGATAGGGAAAAAGACAAGAATTCCATTGCCTTTGTAGGTGCCAGAAAATGCACAGAATATGGCAAATGGGCCTGCAAAAATCTTAGTCAAGACATAAGCAGGGCTGGAATTACAACTGTTTCTGGTCTTGCCTATGGCATAGACGCTATGTGTCACAAGTCGACTTTAGAAGTAGCCGGTAGGTCTATAGGAGTGATAGGTTGTGGTATTGATAAAATTTACCCCAAACAGAATAGGAAATTGTACCAGGCCTTAGAAGAAGATGGACTGATTTTATCAGAATTCCCCCTAGAAACTGAACCAAGATCCTACAATTTCCCAAGAAGGAATAGGATAATCTCTGGCATATCTCTTGCTACCGTTGTCATAGAAGCTAAAGAAAAATCAGGTACTATGATTACTACAAGGTGTGCTCTTGACCAAGGAAAGGAAGTATTTGCAGTTCCTGGAAATATTAATTCTATATACTCTAGGGGTACCAATAAATTGATTCAAGAAGGGTCCAAGCTTATTACTTGTGCTGATGATATCTTAGAAGAATTGGACTATCTATTGGAATATTCTAACAGTAAAAATGAAATAGATTACTCTAGCCTTGAAAAAGATGAACTAGATATAGTAAAGTATATCGAGGAAAATCCAAATTCCTCAGCAGATATATTATCAGCTGAACTTAAGATTAAGATTGATGAAATAAATTATCTTTTAACATCACTTGAGTTGAGAGATTTTATTGAAAATATAGGAAATAATGAATTCACAGTAAAGAGGTGA
- the topA gene encoding type I DNA topoisomerase, with amino-acid sequence MAKNLVIVESPTKAKSIGKMLGSNYKVKATIGHLRDLPKSKFGVDIENNFEPEYIKVRGRAKTINELIKEAQKADKVYLATDPDREGEAISWHLEYLLGLDPKEKNRVEFHEITKENVKNAMKNPRQIDQNLVDAQQARRVMDRIVGYEISPILWKRVKSGLSAGRVQSVALKLIVDKQREIDAFVPEEYWTITANHNVDKIDFTSDFYGKPSKKMKISNESGANKVLDKIDKDSFKVVEVKKTKKTRKPPKPYTTSTLQQDASNKLGYSTKYTMQLAQQLFEGIDVGEGSVGLISYMRTDATRISQEIVNESLKYINEKYGKEYAGRGNTHAGKKKGSQDGHEAIRPTSIYRDPISVKQYLSDPQYKLYKLIWTRIVQSQMTDYEYLSTSVSFDNNGLIFKSNGRITTFEGFNKINPGFEDQNILPELKEGDVISAKKIEKAQHFTNPPARYTEASLVKVLEEFGIGRPSTYSATINQIVNRNYVEFEGRSIYPTELGFTVNDFLQENFDDVINVEFTAEMEDQLDKIAEHEIYWKDVLSNFYTGFEKDMKNVKKDDTDYKVKDKILDEKCPKCGSNLAIKHGRNGKFIGCTNFPKCDFTKSIVKTTGVACPKCNTGEIIEKVSKKGKRFYACNNYPDCDYAIWDPPTGDKCPECGELLVHKKNRNVDEIRCENCGYIKEKKR; translated from the coding sequence TTGGCAAAGAACTTAGTAATAGTCGAATCCCCAACCAAAGCAAAATCTATAGGCAAGATGCTTGGTAGCAATTACAAGGTAAAGGCTACCATAGGACACTTGAGAGATTTACCAAAGTCAAAATTTGGTGTTGATATAGAAAATAACTTTGAACCAGAATATATCAAGGTTAGGGGACGAGCAAAAACTATAAATGAACTTATAAAAGAAGCGCAAAAGGCAGACAAAGTTTATCTGGCAACTGACCCGGATAGGGAAGGTGAGGCCATAAGCTGGCATTTGGAATATCTTTTGGGTCTTGATCCAAAGGAGAAAAATCGTGTAGAGTTTCACGAGATTACCAAAGAAAATGTTAAAAATGCTATGAAAAATCCAAGGCAAATCGACCAAAACTTGGTTGATGCCCAACAAGCTAGACGTGTCATGGATAGGATTGTGGGCTATGAGATAAGTCCAATCCTATGGAAGAGAGTAAAATCAGGACTTTCTGCAGGACGTGTCCAATCTGTTGCACTTAAACTTATTGTAGATAAGCAAAGAGAAATTGACGCTTTTGTGCCAGAAGAGTATTGGACAATAACAGCAAATCATAATGTAGATAAGATTGATTTTACTTCAGACTTTTATGGCAAGCCTAGTAAAAAGATGAAAATATCAAACGAATCAGGCGCCAATAAGGTTCTTGATAAAATTGATAAGGATTCCTTTAAGGTTGTTGAAGTTAAAAAGACAAAGAAAACTAGAAAACCACCAAAACCATATACCACATCAACCCTCCAACAAGATGCATCTAATAAACTTGGTTACTCAACCAAATACACCATGCAGCTTGCTCAACAACTATTTGAAGGTATCGACGTAGGTGAAGGTTCTGTTGGTTTGATCTCATATATGAGAACTGATGCTACAAGAATCAGCCAAGAGATTGTAAATGAGTCTTTAAAATATATCAACGAAAAATATGGCAAGGAATATGCAGGCAGGGGCAACACCCACGCTGGTAAGAAAAAAGGGAGCCAAGATGGCCACGAGGCAATCCGTCCTACATCTATTTATAGGGACCCTATTTCTGTAAAACAGTACCTATCAGATCCACAATACAAGCTATATAAGCTAATATGGACTAGGATAGTCCAATCACAAATGACAGATTACGAGTATCTATCAACCAGTGTATCCTTTGATAACAATGGCTTGATTTTTAAATCCAATGGTAGGATTACAACTTTTGAAGGTTTTAACAAGATTAATCCAGGCTTTGAAGATCAAAATATATTGCCAGAGCTTAAAGAAGGAGATGTAATATCTGCCAAAAAAATCGAAAAAGCCCAACACTTTACAAATCCTCCAGCAAGGTACACTGAGGCTAGCCTTGTAAAAGTATTGGAGGAATTTGGCATAGGCCGTCCATCCACATATTCTGCAACTATCAACCAAATAGTTAATAGAAACTATGTAGAGTTTGAAGGAAGGTCAATATATCCAACAGAACTTGGATTTACAGTAAATGATTTCTTGCAAGAAAACTTTGATGATGTAATAAACGTCGAATTTACTGCAGAAATGGAAGACCAACTGGATAAGATTGCCGAACATGAGATTTATTGGAAAGATGTTCTATCAAATTTCTATACCGGATTTGAAAAGGACATGAAGAATGTCAAAAAAGATGATACAGACTACAAGGTCAAAGATAAAATTCTTGATGAGAAATGTCCAAAATGTGGAAGTAATCTTGCCATAAAACACGGTAGAAACGGCAAATTTATAGGCTGTACCAATTTCCCAAAATGTGACTTTACAAAATCAATTGTAAAAACAACTGGAGTAGCTTGTCCAAAGTGTAATACAGGTGAGATTATAGAAAAAGTCAGCAAAAAGGGCAAAAGATTCTATGCCTGCAACAACTATCCAGATTGCGACTATGCTATATGGGATCCACCAACAGGAGACAAATGCCCAGAATGTGGAGAGCTTTTAGTTCACAAGAAAAATAGAAATGTAGATGAAATTCGCTGTGAAAATTGCGGATATATCAAAGAAAAAAAGAGATGA
- a CDS encoding aminoglycoside 6-adenylyltransferase has protein sequence MNKEISNKIINYAKNNESIEAIYYLEDNSYDSFIHIYTIVNEVIVGKMEEELVQIFDDVILLNRQKDEFSFEKDTFNYTSLNIYTDNNLKLTESIISEDFLDAFIKSVPGQIKVLYSKPGFYKLETSNDFSYQMPKEYEVMSTIKNFFAKAYETSLFVDKKDPIAASLKLEEVRKHLTNMVDFYVKNKYAYKLSMGDDGQNLVNTLEYDIKENYLLTFSHDDLMDVYFSLFKACVLFRKLAMEVCKDLGYAYPKEIDVETLKVLRKNYKKLESFMN, from the coding sequence ATGAATAAAGAGATAAGTAATAAAATCATTAACTATGCTAAAAATAATGAATCTATAGAAGCTATTTACTACTTAGAGGATAACTCCTATGATTCATTCATACACATTTATACTATTGTAAATGAAGTCATAGTTGGAAAAATGGAAGAAGAATTGGTCCAGATTTTTGACGATGTTATATTGCTTAATAGGCAAAAGGACGAGTTTTCTTTTGAAAAAGATACTTTTAATTATACTAGCTTAAATATTTACACAGATAATAATTTAAAGCTAACAGAATCGATAATTTCAGAAGATTTTCTAGATGCGTTCATAAAAAGTGTTCCTGGTCAGATAAAAGTTTTGTATAGCAAACCAGGCTTTTATAAGCTTGAAACTAGTAATGACTTTAGCTATCAAATGCCAAAGGAATACGAAGTTATGTCTACTATAAAAAATTTCTTTGCAAAAGCATACGAAACATCATTATTTGTAGATAAAAAAGATCCTATTGCAGCGAGCTTAAAACTGGAAGAAGTTAGAAAACATCTAACAAATATGGTGGATTTTTATGTCAAAAACAAATATGCATACAAGCTTTCCATGGGAGATGATGGGCAAAATTTGGTAAACACCTTGGAATATGATATAAAAGAAAATTATCTTTTGACCTTTAGCCACGATGATTTGATGGATGTATATTTTTCATTGTTTAAAGCTTGTGTCCTATTTAGAAAACTTGCCATGGAAGTATGCAAGGACTTAGGATACGCATATCCAAAAGAAATTGATGTGGAAACATTAAAAGTGCTTAGAAAAAATTACAAAAAGCTAGAATCGTTCATGAATTAG
- a CDS encoding GntR family transcriptional regulator → MDSNKLIFEQVAEIVENQILDGYLKADDQSPSTTEFANVYSINPATARKGLNILVDEGILYKKRGMGMFVTQDAKKIIINKRKDEYISNILPDLIKNMTMLGITREELIKEIDKLYKKEGNDD, encoded by the coding sequence ATGGATTCTAACAAACTAATATTTGAACAAGTAGCAGAAATTGTTGAAAACCAAATCCTAGATGGTTACTTAAAAGCAGATGACCAGTCCCCTTCCACAACTGAGTTTGCAAATGTTTATTCTATAAACCCAGCAACAGCAAGAAAGGGACTCAATATTTTGGTTGATGAAGGAATACTGTACAAAAAGCGAGGCATGGGAATGTTTGTAACTCAAGATGCAAAAAAAATTATTATTAATAAAAGGAAAGATGAATATATAAGTAATATCTTGCCAGATCTAATAAAAAATATGACCATGCTTGGCATTACAAGAGAAGAATTGATAAAAGAAATTGACAAGCTTTATAAAAAAGAGGGAAATGATGATTAA
- the ylqF gene encoding ribosome biogenesis GTPase YlqF: MNINWYPGHMKKTKEDIENNLKLVDIVLEIIDARIPSSSRNPMLDEIIGDKPRIIIMNKADLADKSITSQWIDEFKNRGISAIRMNSKENINAKKIYDLARESLSEKFDKHKEKNIENQTIRMMIVGVPNAGKSTFINNISKRKGANVGNRPGVTKTKQWIKTNANIELLDTPGVLWPKFDEETGLNLSYTHAIKDEILNIEDLTLKFLEKMKEEYPENLQERYGVDAKKSALDIYEDIARKRGAVTKGGDFDYTRTANIILTDFRNGKLGRISLERP, encoded by the coding sequence ATGAATATAAATTGGTATCCTGGTCATATGAAAAAGACCAAGGAGGATATAGAGAACAACCTAAAACTTGTAGATATTGTCCTTGAAATAATAGATGCAAGAATACCTTCTTCAAGCAGGAATCCCATGCTTGATGAAATCATTGGTGATAAGCCTAGGATAATTATAATGAACAAAGCTGACCTTGCAGATAAGAGCATCACTAGTCAGTGGATTGATGAATTCAAAAACAGAGGAATATCTGCAATTAGAATGAACTCCAAAGAAAATATAAATGCTAAAAAAATCTATGATTTAGCAAGAGAATCTTTGAGCGAGAAATTTGATAAGCACAAAGAAAAAAACATAGAAAATCAAACAATTCGCATGATGATTGTAGGGGTTCCTAATGCTGGCAAGTCAACTTTTATAAATAATATTTCAAAAAGAAAGGGCGCCAATGTAGGTAATAGACCAGGGGTTACAAAAACCAAACAATGGATCAAAACAAATGCCAATATAGAATTATTGGATACACCGGGAGTTTTGTGGCCAAAATTTGACGAAGAAACAGGCTTAAACCTATCATACACCCACGCCATAAAAGATGAGATACTAAATATAGAAGATCTTACCCTTAAGTTTTTGGAAAAAATGAAAGAAGAATATCCAGAAAATTTACAAGAGCGTTATGGGGTAGATGCTAAAAAATCTGCCTTAGACATCTACGAAGATATTGCTAGAAAAAGGGGAGCTGTTACAAAGGGTGGAGATTTTGATTACACTCGCACAGCTAATATAATACTTACAGATTTTAGAAATGGAAAACTTGGAAGAATTAGTTTGGAAAGACCATGA
- a CDS encoding ribonuclease HII: MKYSDYNEKIKKEIYEHYNLIAGIDEVGRGPLAGPVVTCAVIMKKDSHIEGVTDSKKLSRKKMLSLRDEILEDAIEVSYGYANNRLIDEINIRQATLLAMKNAVEALENKPDILLIDAERIDTEIPQLNIVKGDLNEYAISCASILAKIRRDDIMINFSKIYPHYSFQTNVGYGTKKHYEGLEKYGPTPIHRKSFLRKFYQRQESFL; this comes from the coding sequence ATGAAATATTCAGACTACAACGAGAAAATCAAAAAAGAAATCTATGAACATTATAATTTGATTGCAGGCATTGATGAAGTGGGCAGAGGTCCTCTAGCAGGACCTGTTGTAACTTGTGCTGTTATTATGAAAAAGGATTCTCATATTGAAGGCGTTACAGATTCCAAAAAACTTAGTAGAAAAAAGATGCTAAGTCTTAGAGATGAGATTTTGGAAGATGCTATAGAAGTATCCTATGGCTATGCCAATAACAGATTGATTGATGAGATAAATATCAGGCAAGCAACTCTTCTTGCAATGAAAAATGCAGTAGAAGCTTTGGAAAACAAACCAGATATACTGCTTATAGATGCAGAAAGAATAGATACAGAAATTCCCCAGCTAAATATTGTAAAGGGAGACCTCAATGAATACGCCATCTCTTGTGCATCAATACTTGCCAAAATCAGAAGAGATGATATTATGATCAACTTCTCAAAAATCTACCCACATTATTCTTTCCAAACTAATGTAGGTTATGGAACAAAAAAGCATTATGAGGGTCTTGAAAAATATGGTCCAACACCCATTCATAGGAAAAGCTTTTTGAGGAAATTCTACCAAAGACAGGAAAGTTTTCTATGA
- a CDS encoding YraN family protein produces MNEKRKIGDFGEDLAVSYMTSNGYEILCRNYLKPYGEIDIIALNDDIICFVEVKTRKSYQFSYPREAVNYHKQQRIIKASQMYMMENNINNYLMRFDVVEVLTESRKINYIENAF; encoded by the coding sequence ATGAATGAGAAAAGAAAAATTGGCGATTTTGGAGAAGACTTGGCTGTAAGCTATATGACTAGTAATGGTTACGAAATTCTATGCCGTAATTACCTAAAACCCTATGGTGAGATTGATATAATTGCCCTAAATGATGATATAATTTGTTTTGTCGAAGTCAAAACTCGTAAGTCATACCAATTTTCCTACCCTAGAGAAGCTGTCAACTACCACAAACAGCAAAGGATTATCAAGGCTAGCCAGATGTATATGATGGAGAATAATATCAATAATTACTTGATGAGATTTGATGTTGTGGAAGTTTTAACTGAAAGTAGAAAGATAAACTATATAGAAAATGCATTCTGA
- a CDS encoding ABC transporter ATP-binding protein, translating to MIKLEKVSKSYGNNIVLDNIDLCLENNRIYGLIGRNGVGKTTLMKILSDQIVNYQGQIYYEGSNIKNNNLLKENIVYIGEDFLTYNLEAHKLIKIVEYIKYLYPHFNQDRFDELTKLFRIDLFDKYRKLSLGNQSLFRNIIALSLQAKFLLLDEPSVGLDEINRDMFYQKLLDYQEIDGSTIVISSHILSDIEKIVTDIVILNRGKIIVNDSINDILEKSIIITTNEDYIKYFENKNIIKKTYLGKQVILYAYDRFTDNEISTMREISDISRLNLKELFLALSKED from the coding sequence ATGATTAAATTAGAAAAAGTAAGTAAGTCTTATGGCAATAATATTGTTCTCGATAATATTGACTTATGTCTAGAAAATAATAGAATTTATGGACTTATAGGCAGAAATGGTGTTGGAAAAACTACATTAATGAAAATCCTTTCTGATCAGATAGTAAACTACCAGGGACAAATATACTATGAAGGTTCTAACATTAAAAACAACAACCTCTTAAAAGAAAATATAGTTTATATAGGCGAGGATTTCTTAACTTATAACTTAGAGGCACATAAGCTAATAAAGATTGTAGAATATATAAAATATTTATATCCACATTTTAACCAAGATAGATTTGACGAATTGACTAAACTTTTTAGAATAGATTTATTTGATAAATACAGAAAACTTTCCTTAGGAAACCAAAGCTTATTTAGAAATATTATAGCTTTATCATTGCAAGCTAAGTTTTTATTATTAGACGAACCTTCGGTTGGGCTGGACGAAATAAATAGGGATATGTTTTATCAAAAATTACTTGATTACCAAGAAATAGACGGCTCTACTATTGTAATCTCATCCCACATTTTATCAGATATAGAAAAAATAGTAACGGATATAGTTATATTAAATAGAGGAAAGATTATCGTAAATGATTCTATCAATGACATCTTGGAAAAATCAATAATTATAACAACTAATGAAGATTATATAAAATATTTTGAAAATAAAAATATTATCAAAAAAACTTATTTAGGAAAACAGGTCATTTTATATGCCTACGATAGGTTCACAGATAATGAAATTAGTACTATGAGAGAAATTTCTGATATTTCAAGATTGAATTTAAAAGAATTATTTTTAGCTTTAAGTAAGGAGGACTAA
- the mscL gene encoding large conductance mechanosensitive channel protein MscL has translation MLKEFKQFIQKGNVLDMAVGIIMGTAFTAIVNSLVEDLLMPIITGLTAGVDFEDLVVNVGGATLKFGNLINAIITFLIVAFVLFAILKSMHKIEPVNDEPTTKECPFCKSEIAIDATRCPHCTSELEGYHNEHAHVM, from the coding sequence ATGCTAAAAGAATTTAAACAATTTATTCAAAAAGGCAATGTACTTGACATGGCAGTTGGTATCATCATGGGTACTGCTTTTACTGCAATTGTTAACTCACTAGTAGAAGATTTGCTAATGCCAATCATTACAGGACTTACTGCAGGAGTTGATTTTGAGGACTTAGTTGTTAATGTTGGTGGAGCTACATTAAAATTCGGTAATTTAATCAACGCCATTATAACATTCTTAATTGTAGCATTTGTTCTATTTGCTATTTTAAAATCGATGCACAAAATTGAACCAGTTAACGATGAACCAACTACAAAAGAATGTCCATTCTGTAAATCAGAAATTGCAATCGATGCAACAAGATGCCCACACTGTACAAGTGAACTTGAAGGTTACCACAACGAACACGCTCACGTAATGTAA
- a CDS encoding CoA pyrophosphatase: MKSLLVDDEFYEKIKNYAVFIPIIKIEGKDHILLEVRSKHITQPGEVSFPGGRVEMGETFEDAAIRETMEELLLDREDIILDGYSSMILTSSYRHVKAFYGRINKKIEEIKYNEEVESVFAVDVDFLKNNEPIMYRAPYKMEFPSDFPFDKIPNGKDYNFTSLYHDMYFYDTTPVIWGLTAKLLKNFIEGLDKDE, from the coding sequence ATGAAATCATTATTAGTCGATGACGAGTTTTATGAAAAAATAAAAAATTATGCTGTTTTTATACCTATTATAAAGATAGAAGGCAAAGATCACATACTCTTGGAAGTGCGCAGTAAGCATATTACCCAGCCAGGAGAGGTTTCTTTCCCAGGTGGTAGGGTAGAAATGGGAGAGACTTTCGAGGATGCTGCCATAAGAGAAACTATGGAAGAATTGCTTCTTGATAGAGAGGATATAATCCTTGATGGATATTCTTCAATGATATTAACTTCTTCATATAGGCATGTCAAAGCTTTTTATGGGAGGATTAATAAAAAAATTGAAGAAATAAAGTATAATGAAGAAGTAGAATCTGTTTTTGCAGTAGATGTTGATTTTCTAAAGAATAATGAGCCTATAATGTATAGAGCTCCTTACAAAATGGAATTTCCTAGTGATTTTCCTTTTGATAAAATTCCAAATGGTAAAGATTATAACTTTACCTCCTTATATCACGATATGTATTTTTATGATACAACTCCAGTGATTTGGGGCCTTACTGCAAAACTTCTCAAAAACTTTATAGAAGGCTTAGATAAAGATGAATAA